TATGCAGTAAACGTAACATTTATGCTGCTTTATTTTGTGGAATTGATTGAGAGTTGCATGTCCATGTAAACACTACCGCTTATGGGACGGATCGATGCAAAACCAAACAATGCATGAGATCTACTTAAAATCCTTGCCCTTTGGAATATTGTATAAGACAATTACTCAAGAATTGGACGGTCCCTACCATTAAGAGAAATATGTATTACATACACTTGATTCAGTTATGCCGTAAAAGTTTTTTTacataattaaaacatttatgCTGCTTTATTTTGCGGAATTGATTGAGAGTTGCAAGTCCATGTAAACACTACTACATATGGGACGGATGGATGCAAAACCAAACAATGCATGAGATCTACTTAAAATCATTACCCTTTGGAATATTGTATAAGATAGTTACTCAAGAATTGGACGACCGTCCCAACCATTAAGAGAAATATGTATTACATACACTTGATATAGTTATGCATTAAACGTTTTTTTTacataattaaaacatttatgCTGCTTTTTTTTGTGGAATTTATTGAGAGTTGCATGTCCATGTAAACACTGCTACATATAAATAGAAAGTACAAGTTGGAACCAATTACAGCTTCACATTCGAAGCATTCAAACATCCATGGAGTCGGGATCATAACGAAGTGAAGATCCAGCTTGACATCCATGTATTCATTCAAATGGATCTTACATACGAACCCCACCTTTGCGGGGTTCTGTTGGTGGACGTTGCTCATAGTTGCCTTTCAAGTTTTGCATGTATGTCCGTagaattgtttttttaaatctcGTTATATAACGTATTTGATTTAGTCATCAATCACGCTTTGTCATGCGTGGTCGGCGTACCTCTACAATTTCCGCATATGTTGCAAGGTATGTGCTTAATTTAGTTTGTTTATCTATGGGTCGACTTCGATTATATGGTTTTATCAGTGAGTTTAATGATTGCAGCAGCAGTCCTGTTGTTGGATCTGGTGATGCACATGATGATCGGGCCGCCTTTATCTCCGTTGGTGAGTTAACTTGTTAATATTTACACTTGCCATCTTTTTTAGAGTTCAAATTTTCCGGTTATGCTTTTGTGAGAAgtattgttattattaattGTATTTGTAAAATCCAATATTTTTGCATAATCGTGATAATATTTTCGTACTAGGATTTGCGCAATCTTCGGGTATATATCTCATTATTTTAGATGTAAGATTTGCAAGATTATCTAAAGTTGTGTGGATAATTATATCGTGTACAATATTTTTGAGATTGTGCATATACTTTGAACTTGGGATAATAAATAGACCACGATCTAAGGAATTAAATAAGAAATATTTGGATATGAGCAGGTAAAGTCTGGGATATAAATTCAAAGTTGAAAAGATTTTTACGAGATAAAGATTTAAGATTTGATATAATATTGATATCAGATaaagatataagatttgatatgataattatcctagatttaaagtttgattcaaaaattcaaatgcaaggataatacacgatcaggatagcagccacctccctataaataggagaagctttcattcagaatttacacctcatttacacatcaaattttcgaatttttgctctccaattttcgaaatttctccacaaaattctgcacgagtcatcaaaattctgttcatgttcagaaattcgtttctctcGCTCAGTTAGTCGGAATCCGATCTCCAACGTTCAGAATATGCTTCCATATGTTTGaaacaacatatccaaatttcggcaaaatccaacggttagttttttgtttatagcattcgcaagaaaactgctcagagTTTACGCGGGAACAACATACCTACGGTTTTTCATCCATAAACATGTTAAAACGACTTCCAAACTCGATCTTCACCGTTCATAATGTATTTGACGTAATTTTGAACGTACTCTGAAATTTTGAGCTCGATCCAACGGTTTAATAAGGCGCAATGAATTTTTCAAGACTGCTGATTTTTCAAGCGATGGTGCTGCTGCGTTTTCGAAGTGTCGGTTACATGATTCTTCTATGATTTTCGAattcttcatatttttcttcaaggattaaggtaagtgggcttgttttaaatgtgtgAATTTCGGTTATGCATTTCGTGTGTTTTAAAATTCGGTTGAGtgcaaattcttcttctacccctTCTGGTTACGATTTTTGGCATGAGTAATGTTTTGACACTATgagaattcaacttgatatgggtgggaatcccaatcatacgtacccttacgcggtgagggagataaccgctatacggcctcgcccccttagaggagtaaaaattaggaactgatatcagtaaaccattgaaagtagatgaatctcagtgtctgGTTAATGATGTGCACGTGGTATGAGTCATGTTATGAAAGGTGTGTGTTtcgaatttttatgcattttgttatgttgtgctcgaacggcccccacttgctgagtatttcccaaaatactcaccccttactctaccctcccagataaatcagaagaagaaaCAGAGAAAGAAGAATCAGACACCAGTTTTTGGACTGATAGTGGAcgcatgaagaattttaattaagaatatgttcttgtgagttttaattcaagttgtaaacgcttccgcagatttttatctttttcagAGCTACTATTGTAAGGACGACTccatttttatggtatttatgatataaactggttttggtttatactgtactaagaggcttgttgtttagcaattatgtgattgttgaataacgctggtgtcgactaaccccggtctcggggcgtgacagtatTGAAAATGAAGTTTTTTTTGGTGTTTAACAGTACgcttgtttttaaattgaaaatgagaatcctattttttcatggatatgtGGTAAGAAGTTTACATTATGAATCGGTTGAGCTTTCAAAATTTTTTGgtgtttttaaagaaaaaagtaAAATTAGTTTCATATATATGATTAGCTATATACAAATATTGTAAATTGTGTCTTGGTTTTTAGTCAAGTATATCTTGGACGTACTACTTTGAACATAACTTTTGAGGGGAAAAAATGTCTACAATCAAATTGTTGATATTAACATTAACTTGCTAGCTACTTCTAAGTGTACCGATTCTGAAATGGTgaagtatatatttttattttaaattttaaggtTATTAGGAAACGAAACAATTGCTTTTGAAGATTATATACACATACTCAGATACTTGCATAAGACTTACATTCAGAACAACTAATTTTGAAATTGTATACTCCTTATCCGAaacatatatatgattttaCAATTACCTCCATAGTATATTAGATTTGAAGAAGGTGTAATTTTATATATGTAAaggaaaataaattaattaaatattaaaataaaacaacccaCAAATTAAAAAATCGATTTATCAATACATTTTAGTTATGCTATAACTATTTTAGTTTCACAATATATCACGGGAGGGAGTGAAAATGTGGATGTCTTCGAGCATATAAATTGTGGTTATAAGCTATACGCCACATTCAAAATGAACAAAAAAAttgttttgatttaatttttttggctcATTTTTATgtttgttgggtgcaataattatccctgcttggtagagcgatcgaatcgtggtgcttgagctgttgtgaaATTTacaagatttgagttgcaccattaccatcagctatagcttttggtaaagcggcaagcgctcggtcctacaattggtatcagagccaatgtcactggttcgattctcattgattgcaaggagtgcaattattgggagggagattgttgggtgcaataattatccctgcttggtagagcgatcgaatcgtggtgcttgagctgctgtgcagtttaaaagatttgagttgcaccattaccatcagctatagcttttggtaaagcggcaagcgctcggtcctacaatgtTCCTTATCATAAGAGAAATTTTTGAATGTTCATAGTATTTAACTTATGAATGAGATCAGCTGACAATTGCACGTATATGAAACCTTTGAAAATAGTATGTGTAATTTTAAAGTTAACTTATGTTGTCATATACATGCTTATaagaatataatatattatttttttataaattaaaataataaattacgtgtatatttttttaaacttatttatacCCTCATCATTGTAGTTAtgtctttatttaatttaagcATAATATTCTGATTATCATGCTTTAAAGCTCGTGCTGACTTAGATCAAGATTTAAACTTAGCATTGACTTGATGATTATTTCTCATCATGTGacgtttaaagaaaaaatattgggTGAAAATATACTAAAcgtaaatatttgaaatacaaagaatttAGTTATAAATTACATGGACCGACCGTTTTGTCCACAACATTCATAGTTTCATGTCATTATGTAAGAAGAAATACAGGTGCATCTAGCTTCTAATTGAATATTTATGGTGTCAGGTGTTGCATCCGATGCCTTGTTGCGGGTGGCTTGCTTTCCTGTTTGTGAGTAATTTGTTGTACGGTCTTTTCTTTAAGGATCATTTAGCTTTTTTGGTCTCCGTTTCTAACGTCTATCTATTCGTTTCATCTCTCTTGTTTTATTTCAGTCATAGAGTTGCAATTAGATTATGTTAATACACTCTCTGCAATTCCAGCCTGCCAATTTTTTGGGGCATTAAGATTTCCACATGAACCCCCTACATTTGCTGTGACCGTGGAAAAATTCGTCTTGTGTTGCCTATTGCACCAGTGGATTTGATTAATCTTTTCATCGATCCTTCTTCTCCGATGGATGTAGCATTCCGTAGTAAGATACACttgtataataatatattttcatttacATCATTCGGTATACGGATTGACAAAAGTCTAGCATCTCTTAATCATGGGGTGTACACCTTTCGTGCTGCTGGACAAGTGTTTCATGCATTGCCTCCACTTGCGCCTCAAGAAGGAAGACCTAAGTATTTTCAGCTTTATTTCTGGGATAATGACAATGAGTTACAGAATTGAATATCTGCAGTAAATGAAGATGATGTTGATGAGGCCACTATGATATTATTGATGGATATAATGAAACATAATCCTTATGCAAAGCTCCTTCGAAGAATAAATGAATGTGCTTCTATCCGAGATATTCGACTGCACATAAGAAAGAACGTTCATGCTGATCAGAGGTGTTATAATTGTCCTTTAACTGATCAGGTTGCGGCGTTTGGGTTGAGGGCAATGATAATACTAATATCCCTTACGATAGAGATATAGTTGTGCAAGCGAATGATGGCGAAACCCATCAAATTAGGCACTATTTGATTGTTACGATCCACAACAgtatcttatttttttcctttgtggTGATTGTGGTTGGCAACAACATATTCTAAAATTTTAAGGAAACTTGCACAATACACTTACAGGCGCAGCTGTGTTGCCATCTGAAAGTTTTTCTTCATTTGATCAAATTGTTGCAAGCGAAAGTCATGGTAAGATTTGGTTTTATGTAAGTTTCTTTTTCAAAATGAGTGTGTCATGCATGTACATTGTTTTAATATatgtttgttattattttacattttttgcAGTCGTTCGTGGAAAAAATGATAGGATGGTATCATGTCGAGAATATTATTGTTATAGGCTTCAAATTCGAGAAAATGCATCTTCACTGTTGTTGTATGGTGGCAGATTATTGCAATAGTTTGTTATCGACATGTATATTAAGCTGGAAACTAAGAGACTTGATTACTACATGCGAAATCAAGCAGAAATTAGATCAGAACTATATCAAGGCATTGTTGATAGTGTGGTCAATGGAGAAACACGTGGTCGGGAGGTTGGTCATCGTGTGGTTCTTCCTTCTTCTTTCATTGGGGGCCCAAGGGATATGCGTAAACGGTATCTTGATGCAATGGCGTTAGTAAGGTATTTCGGGAAACCTGATTTATTCATTACAGTGACTTGTAACCCTGAATGGCCCGAGATTAAGAATAACTTGTTTTGTGGTCAAACTTCCCATGACCGGCCCGATTTGATTTCACGTGTAGTTCGTGCAAATTTGGTTGATCTGAGAGatcaaataattaagaaaaagatATTTTGTTCTGTTGCAACATATGTTTATGTAATTGAGTTCCAAAAGAGTGGTCTGCTGCACTGCCATTTTCTTGTTATATTGGACTCCGAGTTTAAAATTACTTCACCAGATGTATATGATAGATATGTTTCTGCAGAACTTCCCAAAAAGGATTTCTTCCCACACTTATTCGACTTGGTTTCACGGCATATGATGCATGGCCCCTGTGGACGTTTGAATAGAAGGTGTCCTTGCATGGTTAATGGACGGTGCAAACATCACTATCCTCGAGCTCACTCAAATCAGACAATACAAGGGCATGATGGATACGCAATATATCGAAGAAGAGACAATGGCATTTTCGTTGAGGTAAGGGGTTACCCACTAAACTCCAATGGGTTGTCCCTTATAATCCCTACTTGTTGTATTGTTATGATTGTCATATCAATGTTAAGTTTTCTCAGGCCTTACAACAGTAAAATATCTCTACAAGTACATTTATAAAGGGCATGACAAGATATCTGTCCATGTCTCTCCTTCTGGCTCGGACACGTATGTTGACGAAATCAGGAGCTTTTCAGGATGCTCGATGGGTTTATGTTCTCGAGGAAATGTGGAGAATTTTTGAGTTCAATTTGAATGATGTTTCCCCTCCAATGTGTTACGTTTTGAAATCATCAAAACATGAGAAATGTGTTGGATTCTGAACATGTGCAGAAAACTATgttaactgattttttttttggatttgttATGTAGACATTGATGCAAGGCAATACTTTTATTCAGAGTTTCCTCGTTATTTTATGTGGGATGGTGGGAAGAGAGCATGGAATAAAAGAAAGCAAAAGAAGGTAATCGGTCGGGTAAATGCTGCTAATCCAGTAGAGGGTGAGAGATTTTATTTACGTCTTTTGTTGCTTCACGTTCGAGGCCCTACATCTTTTGATGATTTATTAACTGTTGGCACAAGACTTTGTTGTACGTTCAAAGAATCGGCCCAGGTCAGAGGGCCACTAGAATGCGATGAGAGTAGTTTCCAATGTCTTAATGAAGCCGTTGATTTTCACATGCCTTATGCTTTGCAGAGATTATTTGCAACAATACTTGTGCACTAGCAGCCAGTCGATGTCCGTAACTTATGGGACACTTTTTACCGATCTTTGTTTGAAGATTTTGAAAGGGGTGGCCTCGTAAATGAAGTTGAGATAATGTGTGAGACACTCTGATCTGTGAGTAAAATTTTTTGGATAgcatgggaagaaatgcagaCATGTCTGATTTTCCGAAATTTCCATTGGTATCAAGACAACGTGATTTGGTAGAATCCAGAGAAATAAAGGATGAAAAGTCTGTCCCAATACCTTCAAGTGACCTACTTGCTCACCAATCTCTTAATCATGCTCAAGCGATAGCTTACGACATGATCATGGATTGTGTTGATCGAAACTCTGGTGGAGTTCTTTTTGTTAATGGACCTGGAAGAACTGGCAAGACGTACTTGTATCATGCTGTACTTGCAACTTTTCGCTCACGAGGAATGATTGCCCTTGCCACTACTACATCTGGTGTCGCAGCTTCCATTCTACTAGGCGACCAAACAGCGCATTCGCGACTTAAGATCCAATCGAGCTACATGAAAATAATTACTGTTCTATCTCGAAACAGTGTGGGCTTGCTGATCTGCTACGTTTGACTAGGCTTATTGTTTGGGACGAAGCTCCGATGTGTAGACGGTACGTAATCGAAGCAATTGATCGTACTTTGCAAGACCTTGTTGGTAACAAAAACCGTTTGGTGGGAAAATAGTCTTATTAGGAGGGGGTTTTATGCAAGTTCTTCGTGTTATTCCTAGAGCAACAATTGAAAAAACTATTGATGGAAGCTTTAATGAAAATCATTCTTTTACATGAAAACATGCGTGCGAAAAATGATTCTAT
This window of the Primulina tabacum isolate GXHZ01 chromosome 4, ASM2559414v2, whole genome shotgun sequence genome carries:
- the LOC142541802 gene encoding uncharacterized protein LOC142541802, whose amino-acid sequence is MGRNADMSDFPKFPLVSRQRDLVESREIKDEKSVPIPSSDLLAHQSLNHAQAIAYDMIMDCVDRNSGGVLFVNGPGRTGKTYLYHAVLATFRSRGMIALATTTSGVAASILLGDQTAHSRLKIQSSYMKIITVLSRNSVGLLICYV